The sequence ACTCTATTGCTttctttgtcacaatacaattttacaaGCCTGTGAAAGTAGTCTATTAGTTTCAAATCAgttgttactgtattgtaaaacaTGTCAATTGACAACACGTTTCTTTCTTTAGAGTTGAAAGAATGCCACATAGAGGTGGGAGGGTTGCCATATTTACAGCGGCACAAGAAACCCTCATTGTGGATATGGTTCGTGAGAACAACCTCATCAGACTCCGGGAGATCAGAGACAAAGTCATTGCCGATGATGTGAACTTTGAGGGCATTGATGATGTCAGCTTGGCCACAATAGACCGAGTTCTCCGGCGCCAAAAGATGCGGATGAAACAAGTCTATAGGGTTCCCTTTGAGCGAAACTCTGCACGACACAAAGACCTACGTTACGAGTATGTGCAAGTAAGTATGCATCCATGTTCACAGTACAGTTAGTGAACATACTGTGTTGCTCAGTGGCCTACATTACTATGCTACCTGATTGACTGTTGTTCTGAACACCTGTgcactttcacattttcacagaggATATTACAGTTGGACGCGATGGCCAGACCTCATGAGTACCTCTTCCTGGATGAGGCTGGCTTCAACCTGCAGAAACGAAGGCAAAGAGGCCGTAACATTGGCCAAAGAGCCATCACTGAGGTTCCTGGCCAACGGGGGGGTAATATTACTCTTTGTGCGGCCATGGGTTTGGAGGGGCTTGTCCACCGGCAGGCTGTCCTTGGGTCTTACAACACCCAACGTCTCCTAACCTTCCTAGAGGAGCTAAAAGATATCCTCCTGGACCGCCAACAACACCATCCTGGGCCCGAACATCCCATTTATGTGATCATTTGGGACAATGTACGCTTCCACAGAACAAACCAAATCAGAGTGGTTCACCACTAACAGTAACCACTTTTTAAACGTCTGTCTGCCACCCTACTCCCCTTTCCTGAACCCTATAGAGTAGTTCTTCTCATCGTGGAGATGGAAGGTTTATGACAGACAACCATACACTAGAGAGAACCTCCTAAGGGCAATGGAGCTGGCGTGTGTTGACATCCCAGTGGAGAACTTCCAAGGATGGATCCGCCATTCCAGGGCGTTCTTCCCGCGGTGCCTGGCAAGAGACAATATAGCCTGCGATGTGGATGAGGTGATGTGGCCCGATGCAGCTCAGCAACATGATGCCGCACAGTGATtgtggtgtaaataaaaaaacttcacaccctgatcatgttttcaagagtactgttgtgtgcaatagattctgtttttgcattgagtTGTGTTACAGTAGTGTACAGAATTTACTATAGATTTATACTCTTCATATGAAACTCACAAATCTAAATGCCCAATTCTCTGCAGAGATCTAAGAAGATCTATTATTGTAAAGTTTCTAAACATATGCATTGGCAGTTATGAAACAAAGAACCTTCTCACAAATtgagcattgtgttttcaattgttttgctgtagtgtgtaatgatgtgtatagtgtttacatttttgaaagcttcgagctgctcttttggtgtgaaagtttgagttttgaagggagaaggtgtggttgtgtttatgtagctttagaaaagggtgttgtgtttagacattggagaacatggacgaaacgtttgtgaaatgtgttttagcatttgagaaaaactgtaatatggATTGTGTTAGCTGGTAAATTAACGTTAAAACTATAGAATATTGCTCCGGATAACACTAGCAACTGTCAGCATTAGCCAGCAAGCTAACAATCTTTCTGACGTTGACTATTTTCATCTGACATTATAGGATTTTCGTTTGGTCTGACAGACTTCAGCACATTAaactttagtgttgtttttgtccttacttggagtttatgttggagtttgtgttgtgctgggagccggtcattttatggtgttagtgg is a genomic window of Micropterus dolomieu isolate WLL.071019.BEF.003 ecotype Adirondacks unplaced genomic scaffold, ASM2129224v1 contig_13474, whole genome shotgun sequence containing:
- the LOC123966458 gene encoding uncharacterized protein LOC123966458, encoding MPHRGGRVAIFTAAQETLIVDMVRENNLIRLREIRDKVIADDVNFEGIDDVSLATIDRVLRRQKMRMKQVYRVPFERNSARHKDLRYEYVQRILQLDAMARPHEYLFLDEAGFNLQKRRQRGRNIGQRAITEVPGQRGGNITLCAAMGLEGLVHRQAVLGSYNTQRLLTFLEELKDILLDRQQHHPGPEHPIYVIIWDNVRFHRTNQIRVVHH